The DNA sequence CGATTTCCTTTCTATTGTAAACCCGAAAATTGACCCAAAAAGCTGCTCTATGGCGCTACGATATACTCCCGTCGTTTTTTCTGCTGTCCTCAGTCTTTTACTGTTCTCAGCTTTTGCTACTCCCATTCCCTTATCACATACTGCTGCCTACTTAGTGCCGGTATTTGTCGATCCTGTTCCTGACGATGTCTCCGTTCCTTGCATTGACGATGTGCCAATGCCCGTAGATCTGACGGCCAATGATGGCATGGGTGGAGCTGATTTTGAAGTAAGCCCTGTCGATACACCCGATGCAGGCATGATTGATCCCTGTACTGGTGGCGTAATCGTTCGCTCCTGGACAGCTATGGTAGGGATGGAGTCGACAACCGTTTCCCAAAACATTACGATCCTCCCCGATGAAGCGGCCCCCATGGTGAACTTACCAGTCATCAATGATACGGTGGCTTGTGAATTGGCACTCCCCTCGGCACCCAATAACCCTGATCGCTTCGATGTGTGGATCAGCTCCCTGCGGGTAGCAGTCAGTACCAATGCGGCAGACAACTGTAGTGGACCCATTATGATCGATGATGACAGTAGCAATACTTTTACCGATCCTTGCGGGAGCAGGCTGGTGACCTTTACCCTCAGTGACCAATGCGGAAATACCAGCGAGTACATGGCTACCTACACGACCATTGATACCATCTCTCCGGTACTGGTTGGTGTGCCCGGAAACCTTAATCTCAGCTGTGACCAACCCGTTCCCGATCCACCTGTGGTGACGGTGACGGATAACTGTACACCCAATTTAGTACCTACCTATTTACCCAACTCCAGTCAGGTGCTCGATGGGAGCTGCCAGGAATACGAGTACAATATTTTAAGAACCTGGGTAGTCAGCGACTCTTGTGGTAACTCCAGTGTAGCTACCCAGTTTATCCGTATCACGGATGAGATACCTCCCGCTTATACTGCACCACCTGACATTACCATCTCTTGTACGACCGATCCGCTGGATCTGACGATTACCGGCGACGTAACGGATGCTGTTGATAACTGTTCATCAGAGGTAGAGATACAATTTACCGATCAGGTGACCCCCGGAACTTGTGAAGACGAAGCAACGATCACTCGCCTTTGGCGTGCGACCGATGTGTGTGGGAATGTTTCCGGTAAGGTGCAAATTATCAATGTGGCTGATCTGCAAAGCCCTTCTTTCAACGTGCCACCAGACATTACGGTGGATTGTAGCCAGGCCGATGATCTTAATATTACAGGCGTACCTACCAACGTGATGGATGATTGTGATCCCAATCCAGATGTAGATTTTACCGATGATATCTTCCCGGATACCTGTCCAAATAATTACCTGATTCGGCGTAAATGGAAAGCAACTGACCGCTGTGGACAGTTTACGGAGGTGATTCAGGAAATAACGGTTGTCGACCAGCAAGCCCCCGTATTTGTCGAAGATCCCGAAGACTTTCTGATTTTCTGTGCGGTAGATACCGAAGCAGAATTGGTCTTCAACGAATGGATCCTCAACAACGGAAACGGTACGGCTTCAGACAACTGTACCCTGCCCGAAGACATTACTTGGGTCGCTTACAACAGCGGCACCACCGACGAACCCAGCCTGGAATTGGTGTCCTGCCCCACCGGGCCCGATCAAATTGTTCAGCGGCAGGATATCGACTTCATCATTTTCGATGAATGTGGTTTGAGTGACACCATTACGGTTTCGTTTACGGTGCTCGACCAATTGGCCCCAACGATTACGGACTGCCCTTCTGATGTTGTGATCGCTACCGATCCTGGAAGCTGTACGGCAGAAACCACTTTAATGCCGCCGGTAATCATTGACGAGTGTTCCCTGAATATGGACACCATCATGCTCTCTGCGTCCGCTACCCTGACCTCGCAGGCTGCTCCTGGCCAAGAGGGAGAAGTGGTCGTAGATCCTGTAGACTTGGATTTGGTAATTCCCAATCAACTGCCTATCAACGTCAACGGAGTGGCCAACTTAATGATCAGTTTGATCATGGTTGATGGTGAAGCGCCGGAGGAATTCTTCCGTGTTTACGGTGAGGATGGTACCCTTTTGGGGCAAACCAACAATACGGCTACGCAGTGTGGTGATGGGGTGACCCTTTTTCCGTTGACCATTGAACAACTTAATAGCTGGTCCGCTGACGGGGTGATCAGTATTCGCCTTGAGCCCAATATTCCCATGGGGCTGGCCCAGCGTTTTGCCATCAACGCCAATTGCCCTGGTGGCAGCATGGTACAGGCTGAGTTGGATTTTGTTATCAACGAACTAAGAGGCATCTCTTATCAGTATAGTATTGATGGCGGCAACCGTATCACCGTAGCTCCTATCGCTCCCGTAGATGTGATGTTGGATCAAGGAGAACACTTGATCAGGTATTTTGCTATCGACTGTGCCGGAAATATTGATTCTTGTGATTATTCCATCACGGTGGCAGATATGCAGATGCCGGAAATCAGCTGCCCAATGCCCATAACGGTCGCAGTAGAAGCAGATTCCTGCCAGAAAACGCTTACGCTCCCAGTACCCTTGGGAGCCTTGGATAACTGTGATGTTTATGCGAGGTACGAACGAACCCTGCCAGCTACTCAAGGTGAAGCGTTCTTGCGCTTTTTCCGTGACCCCAACCTGAACGATTACCTTCCCCAAGGCCGGGTGCTTGCTTTTGATGATGTGGCGGCAAATGTCTTCAGTGATGTTACGATGACCATCGACCTCCAGGGAGATTTCAATACCAATGGCGCCTTTGTGACCATCCTCGGCGATGACGGAAGCACGCTGGTAACAACAAATGTTGGTATCGCCAATTGTATGACTCCCGGTCAGATAACCGTCAATATTCCAGCAGCTACCTTTAATACCTGGGCTGCGGATGGCTTGGTAAACATAGAGATTGTGCCCAACGACATCACCGTTCCTCCCGGGGTCTTGGGAGATGGCATAAATCCTTGTAATCCGGGCATCGTCACCATGGATGGTGACCGGGATAGCATCAGCTACATCACGGCTACTTTGCAGTACGACCAGTTGCTTTCTAGCTACTATGCAACCGGCGCAACACCACTGCCACAGAGTACTTTCCCCAGCCCTTCCGGCCAAATAACCGCTACTTTCAATGTGGGTACTACCGAGGTGTTTTACCTCATTGAAGACCAAGCGGGCAATGCAGATACTTGTTCCTTCAATGTAAATGTGGAAGATGTTACGCCTCCTACGGTGCTCTGTCAGCCTACCAACTTGTTTATCAATCCTTCCGGACTGCAAGTAGAAGTAGTGAATGCCACCGATGTAGACGCTGGCAGCTTTGATAACTGTGGCGTGATTGACAGCCTTTGGCTTACGCCTAATGTTTTTGATTGCTCCCAGGTAGGACAAATCATAAATGTGACGCTGAGTGCGCGCGATGCTTCTGGGAATATCGGTACCTGCCAGACCATCGTAGGTATTGCACCTGACGGCCCAGTACCTACGGCCAACTCTGGTCTTTGTGGTGGTGATACGCTGTTTTTAGTTGCCAATCCTCCGGCACCAAACCCCAGTGTTTATACTTATCAGTGGTTTGGACCAACAGGGATGGCTCTCTCTCCGGCGGGCCCCAATCCCGACCTGATGATCACGGGGATCAATAGCTCCAACGAAGGCCCCTACCGGGTCAGGATTACCGGACTTACGGGCTGTACCGCAGAAGGTGTCGTCAATGTGAATATCGAAGACTTACCATTAACTCCTCAGCTCCAGGTAGCCAGCAGCTTATGTAGTGATGAACCGATCTTACTGCAAACCCCTGTGGTGCCAGCAGGCACAAATGTGCAGTTTTATTGGTACGAAGGAATAGCACCAAACGGCACCTTACTGGGAACCAGCACCCAGCCCATGTTTTCTGTGCCCGGGCCGCATCCCTTGGGGATACGACGATTTTACATGAAAGTAGAGGCGAACGGATGTCTATCAGCAGCCTCAGCAGGGCAACAAATTACGGTCTTCCAACGCCCTACGGCAGTAGTAACCTATACCGATACCTTGGTTTGTGCCCAGGAAGTGATTGCACTTGGCGTCAGTCCGCAAAGCAATGCCACTTATTCCTGGACGGGCCCAAATGGTTTCTCCGCTAATGTACAGTTTCCCAATACGCCTGTTCTAACTGCGGGTGGAGCTGGATATTATTTTGTTCAAGTAAACAGAGGTCTTTGCGTTTCAGCGCCTGATTCTACCCTGGTGACGGTGAAACCACGACCTGCGCAGCCTACCATTGCCAGCAATTCGCCGGTCTGTGCTGGTGTGCCTTTGGTGTTACAAACCAGTTTTACAGGTGCGAGTAGTTATCAATGGAGTAGAAACGGAGGGTTCCCTACCACTACTACCACTCCTTCGCTCACTATTCCTGAGGCTTCAGCAACACATCAAGGCAACTGGACCTTGACAGTCATCGTCAATGGCTGTTCTTCACCGGTTTCCCAAAGTATCAACGTTATTGTTAATCCTGCTCCGGTAGCATCAGCTTCGGCCAGCCCCGAGCCTGCCTGTCAGGGAGATAATGTAACCTTGAGTGGCTTCAGCACCGTAGCCGGATCATCGTACCAGTGGAGTGGCCCCAATAACTACAGCCGTAGTATTCAAAATCCGGTGATCAATAACATCACCCTTTCCCGTGCGGGTACTTACGAGGTGACGGTAACTACGGGAGCAGGTTGTGTAGACAGCGCTACCGTAGAGGTCAACGTGCTTGACAATGTAGGTATTACTGGACTCAGTGATAATGTTCCCGGCTGTGTGGATGTTGGTTTCGACCTGGTCATCACCGCGTCGACCTTTCCCGAAGATGATGGTGATTTTACTTACCACTGGCAAGTGCCTGGAGATCCGGTGCCGATTATTACCATTGAGCCTTTCTTGAATATTCCTAATGTGACGGACGAAGATGACGGAGTATATGTCTTGGATGTATTAACCGCCGAAGGTTGTTCTTCCGGGACGGAATCCATTACGGTCGACTTGAATTTTGTGCCTCCTCAATTGACCCAACCCGTTACCATTTCGGGGGAAACGAGCTTCTGTGAAGGGGAATCCTTCACGCTGATAACCTCTGCGGTACAGGGTACCGATGTGACCTATTTCTGGAATACCCCATTTGGAAATAATATTCCTACCAGCAGTAATATGCTGGTGGTCCCTCCTGCAAATGTGGGGGATAGTGGCAACTACCAGGTATATGTAGTACGCCAGGGCTGTGCTAGTAGCCTCTCTCCGCCAAGAAATATCACGGTTAATCCTATTCCCAATGTGACCCTCACCAATAATTCGCCTGTTTGTGCGGGTGATGTGATCTCGCTGCAAAGCACGTTTTATCCTGGAGGAACTTATTCCTGGAGTGGTCCCAGTGGTTTTGGAACAGGGATCATTGCCCATAATCCGGTGATCAACAACGCCGATTCGCTTACTCATAGCGGAACTTACCGCGTGGTGGTAGAGCTTGCAGGGTGTGTCTCTGATACGATTAGTACTAATGTGCTAGTGCGCAACCGCCCTCAAGTGCCGAGTATTTCCCATGATATGAATATTTGTTTGGATGACCCCGATGCCGTACTTACCTTATCTATTGGAAATATGACCACTGTGCCGGGAGCCAACTACCTCTGGTATACAGGAGCGGGAGGAGAGACCCAGATTGGCGGGCCCAGCCCTGAGCTGATGCTGGAGGTAACGGACTTTGATCTTTTTGCTGGCGGAGGTATTTTCCCCTTCTATGCTCGTACGGAAGTGAATGGTTGCCGCTCATCATTGTCAAACCCTACCCAGGTTCGTTTTGATACGATTCCGATTAATATGGCTTTTGCCGGGATAGATACCACGGTGTGTTCTGGACAATTTGTACTCCAGGGAGCAGTTCCTACGGTGGGTACCGGGATGTGGAGTTTGATCAGCCCGTTGAACCCTCCTGGGTTTGCTTTAGCTAATCCTGATGCTGCCAACTCCATTGTGAGTGGACTCTCAACTGCCAGCGATCCTTACATCTTGCGTTGGACACTTTCCAATGGTGCTTGCCGCAATTACTCTTTTGATGAAGTGACCTTGAATGTGATCAATGCGGAGCAAGCGAATGCCGGACAAGATTTGTTGGTTTGCGAAGACGAAATCATCATTCTAGAAGGTACTCCTCCAGGATCAGACTGTACAGGAAGATGGGTGCAGGATATGACTCAAGAATCACTTGGAGTCGTCATCGTTGACCCCACCGATCCTAACACGGAAGTGCTTGGTTTAGCACCAGATAACTTCTACTTCTTCCAATGGGAGATTGATTGTGTTTGTGGGATGAGTACGGATGTTGTTGCGGTGAACGTAAGTGACCCCGTTACCAATGCTGGCCCGGACCGGATCGTTTGTGATGATCTTAATCAGGTGACTTTGGTGGGCGAAGAACCCACCCTGGGCAGTACGATTCGCTGGTATTCTCCAGATACTGATTTGGTTATCAGTGGCGTCACCTCAGCAACACCAACGATCAGCAACCTGAAGGTCGGCCAAAACACCTTGATTATGGAGGTAGACCAAGGTTTCTGTGGACCTTCTTCCCGCGATACCACTATTGTGCTTTACAAGCTTCCTCCTGTCCTCACTGATGATGTCGTAAGCGTTGACTTTGGCGGTGAAGCAGATATTCTTCCCTTGGGCAATGACATAGTACCTCCAGGTACGACGGTGTCCATCATTAGCGGGCCTTTCAGTGGAGAAGCCAGCTTAGTGAACCCTGAACTTGTTCATTACATAGCACCTGCAAACTTTGTAGGGACGGATGAGTTGATCTATGCCGCTGTTAGCGAAGGCTGTGCATCAACTACCGCAGTCATTAGCTTTGTGATTGGTGATGGGGTAGCCTGCCAAGTACCTTCGATTTTTACGCCGAATGGCGATGACTATAATGATAAATTTGTGATTCCTTGTCTTTTAGACAAAGAAGCTTATCCCCAAAGTCAGGTGATCATCTTCAACCGTTGGGGAGACGAGGTATATCGTTCGGGTACGCCATACGACAGCAGCTGGGATGGTACTTATTCCGGCGAAGAACTGCCTGTGGATACCTATTTTTATGTTGTTGATCTGGGCGATGGTTCCGAACCAATGGCCGGTTATGTGATGATTCAGCGATAGCAATTCCCAAAAACGCCCTTGGTAAGGAAACTTTCCGTACCAAGGGCATCGAAAAAATGATCAGACGGAAATTAAGCTTCTTCCTGATCGGCAAAATTTAAACAAAATGCGCAAACTATACTTTGCCATATTCCTTTTACTGAGCAGTAGCAGTGTTTTGCTGGCTCAGCAGGACGAACAATTTACCCAGTTTATGTACCATAAACTGGGCTTCAATCCTGCTTATGCAGGAATGCAAGAGACCCCTACCTTCACCGCCTTGGTACGGCAACAGTGGTTGGGTCTGGAAGGAGCCCCTCAATCACAGCTGTTGACATTTAACATGCCCCTTACGGCATCAGGTATCGGATTGGGGGCCAATATTTCGCGTCATAGCATCGGTGCAACAGAACGCCTGACGGCAGATATTTCTTACTGTTACCGCTTTAATCTTGGACGTGGTGGCCGCATGGGCATCGGCTTATCCAGCTCGGTACGGATGCTACAAGTGAATTTTGATGAAACAACCTCTACGCAGCCACGTGAAGGAGATCCTTCGATTCCTACAGGCAAGCAAAGCAAGGCACTCCCAAATTTTGGCACGGGTATTTACTACAGCAACCAAAGCTTTTATGTGGGTTTTAGTGCGCCTCGGTTGCTGACCAATAACATTGACTTTGCTGATGAAGGCACGGTGATTTCCAGAGAGGTACCTCATTATTACATGATGGCTGGTGCATTGATAAGCTTAGGTGAAAAAATACAGATGCAGCCTCAGTTTTTACT is a window from the Lewinella sp. LCG006 genome containing:
- a CDS encoding gliding motility-associated C-terminal domain-containing protein → MALRYTPVVFSAVLSLLLFSAFATPIPLSHTAAYLVPVFVDPVPDDVSVPCIDDVPMPVDLTANDGMGGADFEVSPVDTPDAGMIDPCTGGVIVRSWTAMVGMESTTVSQNITILPDEAAPMVNLPVINDTVACELALPSAPNNPDRFDVWISSLRVAVSTNAADNCSGPIMIDDDSSNTFTDPCGSRLVTFTLSDQCGNTSEYMATYTTIDTISPVLVGVPGNLNLSCDQPVPDPPVVTVTDNCTPNLVPTYLPNSSQVLDGSCQEYEYNILRTWVVSDSCGNSSVATQFIRITDEIPPAYTAPPDITISCTTDPLDLTITGDVTDAVDNCSSEVEIQFTDQVTPGTCEDEATITRLWRATDVCGNVSGKVQIINVADLQSPSFNVPPDITVDCSQADDLNITGVPTNVMDDCDPNPDVDFTDDIFPDTCPNNYLIRRKWKATDRCGQFTEVIQEITVVDQQAPVFVEDPEDFLIFCAVDTEAELVFNEWILNNGNGTASDNCTLPEDITWVAYNSGTTDEPSLELVSCPTGPDQIVQRQDIDFIIFDECGLSDTITVSFTVLDQLAPTITDCPSDVVIATDPGSCTAETTLMPPVIIDECSLNMDTIMLSASATLTSQAAPGQEGEVVVDPVDLDLVIPNQLPINVNGVANLMISLIMVDGEAPEEFFRVYGEDGTLLGQTNNTATQCGDGVTLFPLTIEQLNSWSADGVISIRLEPNIPMGLAQRFAINANCPGGSMVQAELDFVINELRGISYQYSIDGGNRITVAPIAPVDVMLDQGEHLIRYFAIDCAGNIDSCDYSITVADMQMPEISCPMPITVAVEADSCQKTLTLPVPLGALDNCDVYARYERTLPATQGEAFLRFFRDPNLNDYLPQGRVLAFDDVAANVFSDVTMTIDLQGDFNTNGAFVTILGDDGSTLVTTNVGIANCMTPGQITVNIPAATFNTWAADGLVNIEIVPNDITVPPGVLGDGINPCNPGIVTMDGDRDSISYITATLQYDQLLSSYYATGATPLPQSTFPSPSGQITATFNVGTTEVFYLIEDQAGNADTCSFNVNVEDVTPPTVLCQPTNLFINPSGLQVEVVNATDVDAGSFDNCGVIDSLWLTPNVFDCSQVGQIINVTLSARDASGNIGTCQTIVGIAPDGPVPTANSGLCGGDTLFLVANPPAPNPSVYTYQWFGPTGMALSPAGPNPDLMITGINSSNEGPYRVRITGLTGCTAEGVVNVNIEDLPLTPQLQVASSLCSDEPILLQTPVVPAGTNVQFYWYEGIAPNGTLLGTSTQPMFSVPGPHPLGIRRFYMKVEANGCLSAASAGQQITVFQRPTAVVTYTDTLVCAQEVIALGVSPQSNATYSWTGPNGFSANVQFPNTPVLTAGGAGYYFVQVNRGLCVSAPDSTLVTVKPRPAQPTIASNSPVCAGVPLVLQTSFTGASSYQWSRNGGFPTTTTTPSLTIPEASATHQGNWTLTVIVNGCSSPVSQSINVIVNPAPVASASASPEPACQGDNVTLSGFSTVAGSSYQWSGPNNYSRSIQNPVINNITLSRAGTYEVTVTTGAGCVDSATVEVNVLDNVGITGLSDNVPGCVDVGFDLVITASTFPEDDGDFTYHWQVPGDPVPIITIEPFLNIPNVTDEDDGVYVLDVLTAEGCSSGTESITVDLNFVPPQLTQPVTISGETSFCEGESFTLITSAVQGTDVTYFWNTPFGNNIPTSSNMLVVPPANVGDSGNYQVYVVRQGCASSLSPPRNITVNPIPNVTLTNNSPVCAGDVISLQSTFYPGGTYSWSGPSGFGTGIIAHNPVINNADSLTHSGTYRVVVELAGCVSDTISTNVLVRNRPQVPSISHDMNICLDDPDAVLTLSIGNMTTVPGANYLWYTGAGGETQIGGPSPELMLEVTDFDLFAGGGIFPFYARTEVNGCRSSLSNPTQVRFDTIPINMAFAGIDTTVCSGQFVLQGAVPTVGTGMWSLISPLNPPGFALANPDAANSIVSGLSTASDPYILRWTLSNGACRNYSFDEVTLNVINAEQANAGQDLLVCEDEIIILEGTPPGSDCTGRWVQDMTQESLGVVIVDPTDPNTEVLGLAPDNFYFFQWEIDCVCGMSTDVVAVNVSDPVTNAGPDRIVCDDLNQVTLVGEEPTLGSTIRWYSPDTDLVISGVTSATPTISNLKVGQNTLIMEVDQGFCGPSSRDTTIVLYKLPPVLTDDVVSVDFGGEADILPLGNDIVPPGTTVSIISGPFSGEASLVNPELVHYIAPANFVGTDELIYAAVSEGCASTTAVISFVIGDGVACQVPSIFTPNGDDYNDKFVIPCLLDKEAYPQSQVIIFNRWGDEVYRSGTPYDSSWDGTYSGEELPVDTYFYVVDLGDGSEPMAGYVMIQR
- a CDS encoding type IX secretion system membrane protein PorP/SprF, encoding MRKLYFAIFLLLSSSSVLLAQQDEQFTQFMYHKLGFNPAYAGMQETPTFTALVRQQWLGLEGAPQSQLLTFNMPLTASGIGLGANISRHSIGATERLTADISYCYRFNLGRGGRMGIGLSSSVRMLQVNFDETTSTQPREGDPSIPTGKQSKALPNFGTGIYYSNQSFYVGFSAPRLLTNNIDFADEGTVISREVPHYYMMAGALISLGEKIQMQPQFLLKYVAGAPFDGDINLNFIFSETVYSGVSYRLGGSSVTGIGESGAILLGMQFSDQFMFGMSYDYTLSELKNYSSGSIEAVIRYGIGGRSRSGEILSPRFF